One Azoarcus sp. DN11 DNA segment encodes these proteins:
- a CDS encoding M90 family metallopeptidase, producing the protein MFGILERFRRWRRQRRTDAVPISGEMWAHAEAHLPFLDYLEPDQRHRLRELARAFIAEKQFYGAQGFALSDEVIVTIALQACLPVLRVGLRAYRGWVGVIVYPGDFVIPRKVMDETGVVHEYDDEVLGEAWEGGPVLVSWHDEADAPEGVNVVVHEFAHKLDMENGEVDGLPLLPPGMPRKAWAEAFSSGYERFCAQVDAGVETALDPYGSESPGEFFAVASEAFFEAPCALEEDFPAIYEQLRAFYGADPAEGERRLYGEPPRGATIEAP; encoded by the coding sequence ATGTTCGGCATTCTCGAGCGGTTTCGACGGTGGCGCCGGCAGCGGCGCACCGACGCCGTACCGATTTCCGGCGAGATGTGGGCGCACGCGGAAGCGCACCTGCCCTTTCTCGACTACCTCGAACCCGATCAACGCCACCGCCTGCGCGAACTGGCACGCGCCTTCATCGCCGAAAAGCAGTTCTACGGCGCCCAGGGTTTCGCGCTCAGCGACGAGGTCATCGTCACGATCGCCCTGCAGGCCTGCCTGCCGGTGCTGCGCGTCGGGCTGCGCGCGTACCGCGGCTGGGTCGGCGTGATCGTCTATCCGGGCGATTTCGTCATACCGCGCAAGGTGATGGACGAGACCGGCGTCGTCCATGAGTACGACGACGAAGTCCTCGGCGAAGCCTGGGAGGGCGGGCCCGTACTCGTTTCGTGGCACGACGAGGCCGACGCGCCCGAAGGTGTGAACGTGGTGGTCCACGAATTCGCCCACAAGCTGGACATGGAGAACGGCGAGGTCGACGGTCTGCCGCTGCTCCCTCCCGGCATGCCGCGCAAGGCCTGGGCCGAAGCCTTCTCGAGCGGCTACGAGCGCTTCTGCGCGCAGGTCGATGCGGGCGTGGAAACAGCCCTCGACCCCTATGGGTCCGAAAGCCCGGGCGAGTTCTTCGCCGTGGCCTCCGAGGCGTTCTTCGAGGCGCCCTGCGCGCTCGAAGAGGATTTTCCCGCGATCTACGAGCAGCTGCGGGCCTTTTACGGCGCCGATCCGGCCGAAGGCGAGCGGCGCCTCTACGGCGAACCGCCGCGGGGCGCGACCATCGAAGCGCCCTGA
- a CDS encoding host attachment protein yields MAITWILVANASLAKLYAHLGPNKGLTLVKELIHPESRQKNSDLVTDRAGASPSAGNASGSKQPQTAPKTHEAKVFAQEIAQELYKGRASNAFGRAIVIAPPSFMGMLNAVLDSPTAQLITDRFEKDYTKESEPTLRERLSSCLFV; encoded by the coding sequence ATGGCGATTACCTGGATTCTGGTTGCCAATGCCAGCCTGGCCAAACTCTATGCGCATCTTGGTCCCAACAAGGGCCTGACGCTGGTTAAGGAGCTGATCCACCCCGAAAGTCGACAGAAAAATTCTGACCTCGTAACCGATCGCGCCGGCGCCTCGCCCTCGGCAGGCAACGCTTCCGGCTCGAAACAGCCCCAGACGGCACCGAAGACGCACGAGGCCAAGGTATTTGCGCAGGAGATTGCACAGGAGCTGTACAAGGGACGGGCCTCGAACGCGTTCGGAAGGGCCATCGTCATTGCGCCCCCCTCATTCATGGGGATGCTCAACGCTGTGCTCGACAGTCCGACCGCACAGTTGATTACGGACCGCTTTGAAAAGGACTACACGAAGGAATCCGAACCGACGCTGCGAGAACGCCTCTCGTCGTGCCTGTTCGTCTGA
- a CDS encoding YbaK/EbsC family protein, producing MAIPSKVNEFMMEHGLRYDVLAHPHSRNSLDTAHLARVPAGSLAKSVVLEDDHGYLMAVLPSTQHVQLGILSKAMHRELRLASEPELSRLFTDCEAGAVPPLGAVYGMRMIVEENLADQDEIYFESGDHEKIIQMSRSDFMTMMEMENAQRLHFSGRQWHH from the coding sequence ATGGCAATCCCGTCGAAGGTCAACGAATTCATGATGGAGCACGGCCTGCGCTACGACGTGCTCGCCCATCCCCACTCCCGGAACAGCCTGGATACGGCGCACCTCGCGCGCGTCCCGGCGGGCAGCCTCGCCAAGTCGGTCGTGCTCGAAGACGACCACGGCTATCTGATGGCGGTGCTGCCGTCGACCCAGCACGTGCAGCTGGGCATCCTGAGCAAGGCGATGCACCGTGAGCTGCGCCTGGCGAGCGAACCGGAACTGTCGCGGCTGTTCACCGATTGCGAAGCCGGCGCAGTTCCGCCGCTAGGAGCCGTTTATGGCATGCGCATGATCGTCGAGGAAAACCTCGCCGACCAGGACGAGATCTATTTCGAGTCCGGCGACCACGAGAAGATCATCCAGATGAGCCGCAGCGACTTCATGACCATGATGGAAATGGAGAACGCCCAGCGGCTGCACTTCAGCGGGCGTCAGTGGCATCACTGA
- the thpR gene encoding RNA 2',3'-cyclic phosphodiesterase, with the protein MRVFFALWPGPAIARRLHKEGERAHVTTGGRRMRRDTLHLTLAFIGDMPRERLDALLACADKVAFTPFALALDRIAAWRHNHIVWAGASVQPPELESLVSQLNAVLADAGFPVEPRKFSAHVTLLRNARGELPASEIAPPIEWPVHAFALIESDRAQDGAHYAVLKSWPAAGASGR; encoded by the coding sequence ATGCGGGTGTTCTTCGCCCTGTGGCCCGGGCCCGCGATCGCACGCCGGCTGCACAAGGAAGGCGAGCGCGCCCATGTAACGACAGGCGGCCGCCGCATGCGCCGCGACACCCTGCACCTGACCCTCGCCTTCATCGGCGACATGCCGCGCGAGCGGCTCGACGCCTTGCTCGCGTGCGCGGACAAGGTCGCCTTCACCCCGTTCGCGTTGGCCCTCGATCGCATTGCGGCCTGGCGGCACAACCATATCGTGTGGGCCGGTGCGAGCGTGCAGCCGCCCGAACTGGAGTCGCTGGTGTCACAGCTCAACGCCGTTTTGGCCGATGCAGGTTTTCCGGTCGAGCCGCGAAAGTTCTCTGCGCACGTCACGCTGCTGCGCAACGCGCGCGGAGAACTGCCCGCCTCGGAGATCGCTCCCCCGATCGAATGGCCCGTACACGCGTTTGCGCTCATCGAGTCCGACCGCGCACAGGATGGCGCGCACTACGCGGTGCTGAAGTCATGGCCCGCCGCCGGGGCGAGCGGACGCTGA